From one Phocaeicola salanitronis DSM 18170 genomic stretch:
- a CDS encoding haloacid dehalogenase-like hydrolase has product MIKLLGEDEGYESSRNFTDMNRIYIFDICGTLYRSNTTFDFLEYFLKDTNIYYRYYNILRKTIVWRLFNKIAVKLLRMDMTRIIALCFLKGYTYDELKDAAQSFYNEYLIPHQNVKVIDSLKSLSLDPHNKIIIVSATLDFIADIISRHVPCQSCYSSQLAYQNGVCQGKLSVDLLGRKVEKIFADFERYFEGVYTDDLSDMTLLEKAKEKNIIVYPKTKEKWERLLKKKGWNANIIAC; this is encoded by the coding sequence ATGATAAAATTATTAGGCGAGGACGAAGGATATGAATCAAGCCGTAATTTTACTGACATGAATAGAATTTATATCTTTGATATCTGTGGTACTCTCTATCGTTCAAACACAACTTTTGATTTCCTTGAATATTTCTTGAAAGATACAAACATTTATTATCGCTATTATAATATTCTGCGAAAAACAATTGTTTGGCGCCTTTTTAACAAGATTGCTGTTAAATTGTTGCGTATGGATATGACAAGAATCATAGCCTTGTGTTTTCTTAAAGGTTATACTTATGATGAACTAAAAGATGCTGCACAATCTTTTTATAATGAATATCTCATTCCTCATCAAAACGTAAAGGTTATTGATTCACTAAAATCATTGTCGTTGGATCCCCACAATAAAATTATTATCGTATCTGCAACGCTCGATTTTATTGCAGATATCATATCCAGACATGTACCTTGCCAAAGTTGTTACAGTTCTCAGCTTGCATATCAAAATGGCGTATGCCAAGGAAAATTATCTGTTGACTTGTTAGGGCGTAAAGTTGAAAAAATATTTGCTGACTTTGAAAGATATTTTGAAGGTGTTTATACCGATGATTTATCGGATATGACTTTGCTGGAAAAAGCTAAAGAGAAAAATATTATAGTATATCCTAAAACAAAGGAAAAATGGGAACGACTATTGAAGAAAAAAGGCTGGAATGCAAACA
- a CDS encoding glycosyltransferase family 2 protein yields MKVSIITVNFNNAMGLKATLESVSCQSYRDYEVIVIDGASTDESVDVIKSYIPRIADLSYVSEKDSGIYNAMNKGIRMSSGDYLNFMNSGDIFCNELALEQITPFLQQEKAIVTGIGYAENYKIRPPKPTELSLTFFLKNSMNHQAAFIKAAVMKRYMYNENYKIVSDTEFFFKALVLDNCSYLDVSVNVCACEKAGASGNLNESLQERYRAIKALLPERMSPDADFIIKYDNPIIRCIGNVLYNKFFRLLYDKIIRRGRRI; encoded by the coding sequence ATGAAAGTAAGTATTATAACCGTCAACTTCAACAATGCGATGGGGTTGAAGGCCACGCTTGAAAGTGTATCATGTCAGTCTTACAGAGATTATGAGGTCATAGTGATAGATGGAGCCAGTACGGATGAAAGTGTGGATGTGATTAAAAGCTACATACCTCGCATCGCTGATTTAAGCTATGTGTCTGAAAAAGACTCAGGTATCTACAATGCTATGAACAAGGGTATAAGAATGAGCAGCGGCGACTATCTTAATTTCATGAACTCCGGTGACATATTTTGCAATGAACTGGCATTGGAACAAATAACCCCTTTTCTACAACAGGAAAAGGCTATTGTGACCGGCATTGGCTATGCCGAAAACTACAAGATAAGACCGCCCAAGCCGACAGAATTATCGCTGACTTTCTTCCTTAAAAACAGTATGAATCATCAGGCTGCGTTTATAAAGGCAGCAGTGATGAAGCGATATATGTATAATGAAAATTACAAAATCGTGAGTGATACGGAGTTTTTCTTTAAGGCATTGGTGCTTGATAATTGCTCTTATCTTGACGTATCAGTCAATGTCTGTGCCTGCGAGAAGGCAGGGGCAAGTGGCAATCTTAATGAGTCGCTGCAAGAGCGCTACAGGGCAATTAAAGCACTTCTGCCCGAGCGGATGTCGCCGGATGCCGACTTTATCATCAAATATGATAATCCTATTATACGTTGTATTGGGAATGTTCTTTATAACAAATTCTTTAGATTGCTTTATGATAAAATTATTAGGCGAGGACGAAGGATATGA